The following coding sequences are from one Nicotiana tomentosiformis chromosome 3, ASM39032v3, whole genome shotgun sequence window:
- the LOC104096694 gene encoding GDSL esterase/lipase At4g10955-like, giving the protein MASEREIFSLSGPLYLTAIDWKNTDHRRSVAASLVKSVYILERDRQQNRQGPKALAPPWWEFFHFQLIQVLVDSEDQSYFGAIFQYKFPNSHFNYSYYSTHGQNQNPPKYVIAFRGTIAKKDSRSQDYKLDFRVIRNNLHNSSRFYIALQAVQSIVQNYGPSDIWLAGHSLGSAIALTIGRDMVIKMDIHLETYLFNPPFASLPIEKIKNEKLKHGIRFAHSVVKAGLVAAVKSHRPEPPHKNDHFTILSTWVPYLFVNPSDPICSEYVGYFEHREKMVAIGAGEIGRIATQNSIRSIILTAIGKESEPSHLLPSAFVTVNLSPSPDFKRAHGIHQWWKPDLQCNCKLYQFR; this is encoded by the exons ATGGCCTCTGAAAGGGAGATATTCAGCCTGTCGGGTCCATTATACCTCACTGCTATTGATTG GAAAAATACAGATCATAGGAGGTCCGTAGCAGCAAGCTTAGTGAAGAGCGTGTACATTCTTGAACGTGACCGCCAGCAAAACCGACAAGGTCCTAAAGCTCTAGCTCCGCCCTGGTGGGAATTCTTCCATTTTCAGTTAATCCAAGTTTTGGTGGACAGTGAAGACCAATCTTACTTCGGCGCCATTTTCCAatacaaatttccaaattctcATTTCAACTACTCTTATTACTCAACCCACGGTCAGAATCAGAATCCACCAAAGTATGTGATCGCCTTTCGAGGCACAATTGCCAAAAAAGATAGCAGATCACAGGACTACAAGTTGGATTTTCGAGTCATTCGCAATAATCTTCACAATAGCTCTCGCTTCTATATTGCCCTTCAAGCTGTACAAAGCATTGTTCAAAATTATGGGCCCTCGGATATTTGGCTAGCAGGTCATTCATTGGGTTCTGCAATTGCATTAACAATTGGAAGGGATATGGTAATTAAAATGGACATTCATCTCGAAACATATTTGTTTAATCCACCATTTGCATCTCTTCCAATAGAGAAAATCAAGAACGAGAAATTGAAGCATGGAATTCGCTTTGCTCATAGTGTTGTCAAAGCTGGACTTGTTGCTGCCGTCAAAAGTCACAGGCCAGAGCCTCCACATAAAAATGATCATTTTACTATATTATCTACATGGGTTCCTTATTTGTTTGTGAATCCATCTGATCCTATTTGCTCGGAATATGTTGGATATTTCGAACATCGGGAAAAGATGGTTGCCATTGGCGCTGGGGAAATTGGACGGATTGCGACGCAGAATTCAATAAGAAGTATTATTTTGACTGCTATAGGAAAAGAGTCGGAACCGTCGCACCTACTTCCTTCTGCGTTTGTTACTGTTAATTTGAGCCCCTCTCCAGATTTCAAACGAGCTCATGGAATCCACCAATGGTGGAAACCTGATTTGCAGTGCAATTGTAAGCTTTACCAGTTTCGATAA